The nucleotide sequence ACGGTTGGAAAAAGGTCCTCGGGAGTTACCCCCACCGCCAGAAGGAGGAAAACGGTCTTGACCGGACCGGTGACCGCTGACCACCCGGCCAGCGACGCTATTCACCGGCGCTGATCACCTCCAGGCCATCCCGGTCCAAAATTTCAATCCCCCGCTGCCCTTTCAGCGCGATCAGCCCTTTTTCTTGGAAAGCCGACAGTTTACGGCTCAAGGTTTCCTGGCTCATACCAAGCTGGGAAGCGAAATCCCCCTTGGTCATCTCCAGGACCACTTCCCTCTTCCCAGCCGCCAGATTCAATAAGAAACGTGCTAAACGCTGTTCCACGGTGTTGAGATTAAGTGTTTCAATCAAATGTTCAGCCCATTCCAGGCGCCGGCTCAGTTCTTCCATGATCTTAAAGGCAATCGAGGGGTATTTCTTCATCAGCTCCTTCAGCTTAGCCCCTTCGATCAGACACATGGTACAGTCTTCCAGTGCCTCCCCGTTGTCGGTCATTGGTAAAGAGCTGAACAGGGAGAGTTCGCCCATAAACCCGCCGGGTCCAACCACGCGGATCACCTGTTCTTTACCGTTGGCATTGATCCGGGAAATCTTGACGCGGCCGCTATGTAAGACATAAAGCTTTCCCGCCTGGTCGCCCGCCATGTAAACCAGATCCCCTTTTTTAAAGGTTCTCGCCGTCGTAATGGCGGCAATCTCCCGCCGCTCTTCTTCAGATAAACTGTTAAAGATGGGCACCCTTTCGATGCAACTGGCATGCGCTTCGTGCCGGCAGTGGTCCGCCATGGCCAAGCCCCCTCCAATTTTGTTTTAATTATACACCAAAGAAGCAGTTTTTTGCCATTTGTCAAAACTTTTGGTTACGCTCCATTTGCCCATAAAAAAAGACCGGCGGTCGTTTAGTTTTCCTTTTTCGGAATTGGGTTTATTAATAATTTAAGCCATGGTTGACAAACTAGTAAAAATATGATATTTTGAGAAACCAGTTTGCTAAAATCGGCAAATTTTGTTTTTTACGGGCTACTTCTTGACTTTCGCTGAATAAGTTAACTATAATCCAAGTGATTGACGAGCCGCAAAGACCGTTTCCCTTTTCCAAAGCGAAGTTTTTGCGGTTAAGTATTATCCAGTGTAAATGGGGGATAGATAACTCTGTTGGGGGGTAGATAAATGAAAAAGAACACCAAAATCAAGCTGCACGGATTTAACAACCTCACCAAGACCCTGGCTTTTAGTATGTACGATATCTGCTATACCAAAACAGTGTCCGACCGTAACGCGTATATTGCCTATATTGATGAGCAATATAATGCCGAGAGGCTAACGCAGATTCTGAAAAACGTGACCAAAATCATTGGCGCTAACATTTTAAGCATTGCCAACCAAGATTATGACCCCCAAGGCGCCAGCGTTACACTTTTGGTCTGCGAGGGAAATGGTGGCAATACGATTCAGAAGAAGCAAACTGCGGAATCTTCCTCCCTGGAGCCGGAGGTCATCCTTGCTCACCTGGATAAAAGCCATATTACTGTCCATACCTATCCGGAATACCATCCCCATGACGGGGTGTGCACCTTCCGGGCCGATATTGATGTTTCAACCTGCGGACAGATTTCCCCGCTTAAGGCCTTAAATTACCTGATCACCAGTTTTGATACGGATATTATGACCATCGACTACCGGGTTCGCGGCTTTACCCGGGATATCACCGGCCGGAAGATTTTTAATGACCACAAATTCAATTCAATCCAGGACTATATTGACCAGAGTATTTTAGACAAATACCAAATGATCGACGTCAATATCTACCAGGAGAATATTTACCACACCAAATGCAAGCTCAAGCATTTTGAGTTGGACAATTATCTGTTTGGGTTTTCCGAAAAAGACATTCACCCGGGAGAAGCACAAGAAATAACACGCCGTTTGAAGAAGGAGATGGATGAGATTTTCCACGGCGTCAATCTCCCGTAACGGTAGGTCGGAGGCACTTTTGATGGACTTCATGAAACACTCCGCAACGCCACTTTATACCGGACTGAAAAACTACACCCAGAAAAAAATCGTCCATTTCGATGTCCCCGGACATAAGAAAAACCCGGCCTCTCCGCTGGCGGAGGCTTTCAGCAAACAGATCGTCCTGTTCGATGCCAATTCCACCAAAGATCTGGATGTGCTTTCGAACCCAACGGGGATTATCAAAGAAGCCGAAACCTTGATGGCCGATGCGTACGGTGCCGATTATGCTTTTCTGCTGGTGAACGGTTCGACCTTTGGCGTGATCACGATGATCATGTCCGCCTGCGGGCCAATGGACAAAATCATCATGCCGCGCAATGTCCACAAATCGGCCATCAACGGGGTTATCCTCAGCGGCGCGATTCCCGTGTTCATCGATCCGGAGATCGATCCCGAATACGGGATCACCAACGGGATAACCTTTACGGCGGTGAAGGAAGCGATTAAAGCCAATCCCGGGGTCAAAGCCGTTTTTCTCAATAATCCTACCTATTACGGGACGGTCTCCGATCTCAAGGCGATCGTGCGGCTGGCGCACCGCCACGGCATCCCGGTCTTGGTCGATGAAGCCCATGGTTCCCACTTTCCCTTCCATCCTGATTTACCGGACGCGGCGATGCAAGTTGGCGCGGATATGTCCACGGTCAGCCTCCACAAAACCGGGGGCTCCCTGACCCAGACCTCCGCCATCCTCCTTAAAGAAGGACTAATCAGTAAAGAAAAGGTCCGCACCATCATTAATTTGATGCAGACCACAAGCGCTTCCTATTTATTGCTGGCCAGTCTTGACCTGGCGCGGAAACATTTGGTTTTCAACGGCCGGCAGATTTGGGGGAACCTCCTTGCCCTCAGCACCAAGGCGAAAACAGAAATCAGTAAAATCCCGGGACTAAGTGTCATCATCCGTGACGATTACGTCAACGGCAAAGAGATTTACGATTATGACGAAACCAAACTAGTGGTCAGGGTGAACGAACTTGGCCTGACCGGTTTCGAAGTTTATGATCTCTTTAAGGAAAAGTACAATATCCAGTTCGAACTGGCCGAAACCTATGTGGTCCTCGCGGTCACCGGTCCCGGCGATACAGCCGACAATCTGACGCGGCTCGTCGAAGCCTTTCGGAAATTGAGCGAAGAATATTACGGCAAAAAACCGCCCTTTTACCTGCCGCAGACGGATTGCTTCGTCCGTCCGCAAACTGTGGTCGCTCCCCGCGACGCGTTTTACGGCATAAAGAAGCAGGTTCCCATCGCCGAAGCCTGCGGCG is from Capillibacterium thermochitinicola and encodes:
- a CDS encoding Crp/Fnr family transcriptional regulator, with protein sequence MADHCRHEAHASCIERVPIFNSLSEEERREIAAITTARTFKKGDLVYMAGDQAGKLYVLHSGRVKISRINANGKEQVIRVVGPGGFMGELSLFSSLPMTDNGEALEDCTMCLIEGAKLKELMKKYPSIAFKIMEELSRRLEWAEHLIETLNLNTVEQRLARFLLNLAAGKREVVLEMTKGDFASQLGMSQETLSRKLSAFQEKGLIALKGQRGIEILDRDGLEVISAGE
- the speD gene encoding adenosylmethionine decarboxylase, which translates into the protein MKKNTKIKLHGFNNLTKTLAFSMYDICYTKTVSDRNAYIAYIDEQYNAERLTQILKNVTKIIGANILSIANQDYDPQGASVTLLVCEGNGGNTIQKKQTAESSSLEPEVILAHLDKSHITVHTYPEYHPHDGVCTFRADIDVSTCGQISPLKALNYLITSFDTDIMTIDYRVRGFTRDITGRKIFNDHKFNSIQDYIDQSILDKYQMIDVNIYQENIYHTKCKLKHFELDNYLFGFSEKDIHPGEAQEITRRLKKEMDEIFHGVNLP
- a CDS encoding aminotransferase class I/II-fold pyridoxal phosphate-dependent enzyme — protein: MDFMKHSATPLYTGLKNYTQKKIVHFDVPGHKKNPASPLAEAFSKQIVLFDANSTKDLDVLSNPTGIIKEAETLMADAYGADYAFLLVNGSTFGVITMIMSACGPMDKIIMPRNVHKSAINGVILSGAIPVFIDPEIDPEYGITNGITFTAVKEAIKANPGVKAVFLNNPTYYGTVSDLKAIVRLAHRHGIPVLVDEAHGSHFPFHPDLPDAAMQVGADMSTVSLHKTGGSLTQTSAILLKEGLISKEKVRTIINLMQTTSASYLLLASLDLARKHLVFNGRQIWGNLLALSTKAKTEISKIPGLSVIIRDDYVNGKEIYDYDETKLVVRVNELGLTGFEVYDLFKEKYNIQFELAETYVVLAVTGPGDTADNLTRLVEAFRKLSEEYYGKKPPFYLPQTDCFVRPQTVVAPRDAFYGIKKQVPIAEACGEISGESVMIYPPGIPLVIPGERITKQIIDHYNFYREQKCIIMNDDGNLDFIKVLGK